One Kitasatospora sp. MAP12-44 DNA segment encodes these proteins:
- a CDS encoding helix-turn-helix transcriptional regulator: protein MEEAAALADLGFAYQSPGDNKRSRGMMNRAWHGAKRCGAEPLCRELSGMFPPRPGHAWEASGAVAAPVAEALPEGLSEAELRVASLAAMGHTNREISRELFITVSTVEQHLTRVYRKLNVGKRGQLLDRLGLAVPGGAATA, encoded by the coding sequence GTGGAGGAGGCCGCCGCCCTGGCCGACCTCGGGTTCGCCTACCAGAGCCCCGGCGACAACAAGCGGTCGCGGGGGATGATGAACCGCGCCTGGCACGGCGCGAAACGCTGCGGCGCCGAGCCGTTGTGCCGGGAGCTGTCCGGCATGTTCCCGCCGCGTCCCGGCCACGCGTGGGAGGCGAGCGGTGCCGTCGCTGCGCCGGTGGCTGAGGCGCTTCCCGAAGGGCTCAGCGAGGCGGAGTTGCGGGTGGCCTCACTCGCCGCGATGGGGCACACCAATCGCGAGATCTCACGTGAGCTGTTCATCACGGTCAGCACGGTCGAACAGCACCTGACCCGCGTCTACCGCAAACTCAACGTGGGCAAGCGGGGCCAACTCCTGGACCGCCTGGGCCTCGCGGTCCCCGGCGGCGCCGCGACCGCGTGA
- a CDS encoding oxygenase MpaB family protein, translating to MTVTPEAMDALRLKGDLLADSVVDALFERGDIGRFNALMRWFAQTGQPLPDDVPDEALDYLHATAAPPEWVDWDQMEKARLFFLRNNVHISTALSFASMPACYVVPHVAKLLSATHSLDYPSKRMAETGQFTLYLMRPDAFEAGGRFLPAAQKVRLLHASIRHHLRRENHWDEAALGVPICQEDMIGGQMMFSVQVLDALHRMGIHISNEGADAYFYAWRVVGAILGVDASAAPADLTEARDFSDLYMARHMGPSAEGAALTRQLIDLYEGVVPGTLLDPVVPALIRYLIGDTCADWLQVPRSPWDTAITLTPTLLGILERIEDSSPLGAWALDRLGDLTTRFELSSLTRGRVMQYAIPEHLHDEHGVTSTKHRTDPWIPPPLSPRLPA from the coding sequence ATGACCGTGACACCCGAAGCTATGGACGCCCTGCGCCTGAAGGGCGACCTGCTCGCCGACTCCGTGGTGGACGCGCTGTTCGAGCGCGGTGACATCGGCAGGTTCAACGCCCTGATGCGCTGGTTCGCCCAGACCGGCCAACCGCTGCCCGACGACGTCCCCGACGAGGCCCTCGACTACCTGCACGCCACCGCGGCCCCTCCCGAGTGGGTCGACTGGGACCAGATGGAGAAGGCCCGGCTCTTCTTCCTCCGCAACAACGTCCACATCTCCACCGCGCTCTCCTTCGCCTCGATGCCCGCCTGCTACGTCGTCCCGCACGTCGCCAAGCTCCTCAGCGCGACGCACTCGCTGGACTATCCGTCCAAGCGGATGGCCGAGACCGGCCAGTTCACCCTCTACCTGATGCGACCCGACGCCTTCGAGGCCGGCGGCAGGTTCCTGCCGGCCGCCCAGAAGGTCCGCCTGCTGCACGCCTCGATCCGCCACCACCTGCGCCGCGAGAACCACTGGGACGAAGCCGCCCTCGGCGTGCCGATCTGCCAGGAGGACATGATCGGCGGCCAGATGATGTTCTCCGTCCAGGTGCTGGACGCTCTGCACCGCATGGGCATCCACATCTCCAACGAGGGCGCCGACGCCTACTTCTACGCCTGGCGGGTGGTCGGCGCCATCCTCGGCGTCGACGCCTCGGCCGCACCCGCGGACCTCACCGAGGCACGCGACTTCTCCGACCTCTACATGGCCCGCCACATGGGCCCCTCCGCGGAAGGCGCCGCCCTCACCCGCCAGCTCATCGACCTCTACGAGGGGGTCGTCCCCGGCACCCTGCTCGACCCGGTCGTCCCCGCCCTGATCCGCTACCTGATCGGCGACACCTGCGCCGACTGGCTCCAAGTCCCGCGCTCCCCCTGGGACACGGCCATCACCCTCACGCCCACCCTGCTCGGCATCCTGGAGCGCATCGAGGACTCCTCCCCGCTCGGGGCCTGGGCGCTGGACCGCCTCGGCGACCTCACCACCCGCTTCGAACTCAGCTCGCTGACCCGCGGCCGGGTCATGCAGTACGCGATCCCCGAACACCTCCACGACGAACACGGCGTCACCTCCACCAAGCACCGCACCGACCCCTGGATCCCGCCCCCGCTCTCCCCCAGGCTCCCGGCCTGA
- a CDS encoding phosphotransferase: MTAERKFADVETLTPVMREVFGTDRRIATVDRLLNGTKKGVYRVTLDDATSTIVYVWNADEDYWDGLLPAGHDDPSNPFAHASGIDFFEGATRRLEAVGARSPQLLLADRSKELYPADIAVAEDVRGGTLGALLERDPDAGRQTLAQLADMLRRMHAYRAPTFGRVAWIDGGGTPPDTTCEQAYLERALVHIATAVPRDARAAEGEAMLEEKLRTLHAALEPRAELGVVHGELCAEHTLVGPDGEPVIIDIEGLMYTDIEVEHCWMRMRFGPHYAALRNPDLDPRRVRYYQYVMHLDLVGGPLRIAEGDVPNREWMLDVADFHLRRALTYEA; encoded by the coding sequence ATGACTGCTGAACGAAAATTCGCCGACGTCGAAACCCTGACCCCGGTGATGCGGGAGGTCTTCGGCACCGACCGCCGCATCGCCACCGTCGACCGCCTGCTCAACGGCACCAAGAAGGGCGTCTACCGCGTCACGCTGGACGACGCCACGAGCACGATCGTCTACGTCTGGAACGCCGACGAAGACTACTGGGACGGGCTGCTTCCGGCTGGCCACGACGACCCGTCGAACCCGTTCGCCCACGCCTCCGGCATCGACTTCTTCGAGGGTGCCACCCGTCGACTGGAAGCGGTCGGAGCTCGTTCGCCGCAGCTGTTGCTCGCCGACCGCAGCAAGGAGCTGTACCCGGCCGACATCGCCGTGGCGGAGGACGTCCGCGGCGGAACGCTGGGGGCGCTGCTGGAACGCGATCCGGACGCCGGCCGGCAGACGCTCGCGCAGCTCGCGGACATGCTTCGGCGCATGCACGCCTACCGCGCGCCCACGTTCGGGCGGGTGGCGTGGATCGACGGTGGGGGCACGCCGCCGGATACGACCTGCGAGCAGGCCTACCTGGAGCGCGCGCTGGTGCACATCGCCACCGCCGTGCCCCGCGACGCCCGCGCGGCCGAAGGCGAGGCGATGCTGGAGGAGAAGCTCCGCACCCTGCACGCCGCACTCGAACCGCGCGCAGAGCTCGGCGTGGTCCACGGCGAGCTCTGCGCGGAACACACGCTCGTCGGGCCGGACGGGGAGCCCGTCATCATCGACATCGAGGGCCTGATGTACACCGACATCGAAGTGGAGCACTGCTGGATGCGGATGCGCTTCGGCCCGCACTACGCGGCGCTCCGCAACCCGGACCTCGATCCGCGGCGCGTGAGGTATTACCAGTACGTCATGCACCTGGACCTGGTCGGCGGCCCGCTTCGCATCGCCGAGGGTGACGTCCCGAACCGGGAGTGGATGCTCGACGTCGCGGACTTCCATCTGCGGAGGGCGCTCACCTACGAGGCATGA
- a CDS encoding polyprenyl synthetase family protein gives MPELPSASALKSRVDEVLRAFVQQETELLVAVDGELEPVAEQLRGAVADGKRLRAAFTYWGWQATGQPDSAALVRAAAAMELVHAAAVVHDDLIDDSPIRHGAPTAHQALRHAVAEGPEREAQGRSLAMLVGDLLMSWAGQLFATCGLPAAYLARARPLWATLARELVAGECLEILRTGTTPSAESSLEIIRYKTAKYTVEHPLHLGARLGGGSPALLAVFTAYGVPLGEAFQLRDDLLGVFGDPRNTGKSNLDDLAGAKPTALLALALTGATPADRARLRAVLGRRNLNAAELDELREIMVRSGARGRIEEMIIERAAAACNALDRTVLPAQAAGALADLVSAATARTS, from the coding sequence ATGCCTGAGCTGCCGTCGGCGTCGGCGCTCAAGTCACGGGTGGACGAGGTCCTGCGCGCCTTCGTCCAGCAGGAGACCGAGCTGCTGGTCGCCGTCGACGGCGAACTGGAACCGGTGGCCGAGCAGTTGCGTGGCGCGGTGGCGGATGGCAAGCGGTTGCGCGCCGCGTTCACCTACTGGGGCTGGCAGGCGACCGGCCAGCCGGACAGCGCGGCGCTGGTCCGGGCAGCGGCGGCGATGGAGCTGGTGCACGCGGCGGCCGTGGTCCACGACGACCTGATCGACGACAGCCCGATCCGCCACGGCGCGCCCACCGCGCACCAGGCCCTACGGCACGCCGTCGCCGAGGGACCCGAACGCGAGGCCCAGGGCAGGTCGTTGGCGATGCTGGTCGGTGACCTGCTGATGTCCTGGGCCGGGCAGCTGTTCGCCACCTGCGGACTGCCCGCCGCCTATCTCGCGCGGGCCCGCCCGCTGTGGGCCACTCTTGCCCGCGAGCTGGTCGCCGGGGAGTGCCTGGAGATCCTGCGCACCGGGACAACACCGAGCGCGGAGAGCTCACTTGAGATCATCCGGTACAAGACCGCGAAGTACACCGTCGAGCACCCGCTGCACCTGGGCGCCCGGCTCGGCGGCGGATCGCCCGCACTCCTGGCTGTCTTCACCGCCTACGGCGTGCCCCTTGGCGAGGCGTTCCAGCTACGTGACGACCTGCTCGGCGTCTTCGGCGATCCGCGGAACACCGGGAAGTCCAACCTCGACGACCTCGCCGGCGCCAAGCCCACCGCGCTGCTCGCCCTCGCCCTCACCGGGGCCACACCCGCCGACCGTGCACGGCTGCGGGCTGTGCTCGGCCGCCGCAACCTCAACGCGGCCGAACTGGACGAGCTGCGGGAGATCATGGTCCGCTCCGGTGCCCGCGGCCGCATCGAAGAGATGATCATCGAACGGGCGGCCGCCGCGTGCAACGCCCTCGACCGGACCGTGCTCCCCGCTCAGGCCGCGGGGGCGCTCGCCGACCTGGTCTCCGCCGCGACGGCCCGCACCTCCTGA
- a CDS encoding LacI family DNA-binding transcriptional regulator — MTRRLAEVASRVGVSEATVSRVLNGRPGVSDATRQAVLTALDVLGYERPSQLRGVRARLVGLVLPELQNPIFPALAEVVGGALVQLGYTPLLCTRSAGGLTEAEYVTMLLDQQVSGVVFCGGLSAEEHRQLLGRGVPVVLLNAAVDHAGFPQVSTDDGSAVEQAFGHLRALGHHRIALMVGAEGHIPSKRKIAAFTALADRAGLDLTRRIGHALFSFEGGQATAGELLKAGATGLICGSDILALGAIRAARRAGLDVPGDVSVIGYDDSAFMNYTDPPLTTLRQPIDAMAKAAVALLINQIQGGPPTPKELLHAPELVVRGSTAPVPVRIAQEPNHG, encoded by the coding sequence GTGACTCGTAGACTCGCGGAAGTTGCCAGCAGGGTCGGGGTGAGCGAGGCCACGGTGAGCCGTGTGCTGAACGGCAGGCCGGGCGTCTCGGATGCGACCAGGCAGGCCGTGCTGACCGCGCTCGATGTGCTCGGGTACGAGCGGCCCAGCCAACTGCGCGGCGTCCGGGCACGGTTGGTCGGCCTGGTGCTGCCCGAACTGCAGAACCCGATCTTCCCGGCGCTGGCCGAGGTGGTCGGCGGTGCACTGGTCCAGCTCGGCTACACCCCGCTGCTCTGCACCCGCTCTGCGGGCGGGCTGACCGAGGCCGAGTACGTGACCATGCTGCTCGACCAGCAGGTCTCCGGTGTGGTGTTCTGCGGCGGGCTGAGCGCCGAGGAGCACCGGCAACTGCTGGGCCGGGGCGTGCCGGTGGTGCTGCTCAACGCGGCCGTCGACCACGCCGGCTTCCCCCAGGTCTCCACCGACGACGGCTCGGCCGTCGAGCAGGCCTTCGGTCATCTGCGCGCGCTCGGTCACCATCGGATCGCCCTGATGGTCGGCGCCGAGGGACACATCCCCTCGAAGCGCAAGATCGCCGCCTTCACCGCACTGGCCGACCGCGCGGGACTGGACCTGACCAGGCGGATCGGCCACGCACTGTTCTCCTTCGAGGGCGGCCAGGCCACCGCCGGCGAACTGCTCAAGGCGGGTGCGACCGGCCTGATCTGCGGCAGCGACATCCTGGCGCTCGGCGCGATCCGAGCGGCCCGCCGGGCCGGACTCGACGTCCCCGGCGACGTGTCGGTGATCGGCTACGACGACTCCGCCTTCATGAACTACACCGACCCGCCGCTGACCACCCTGCGTCAGCCGATCGACGCGATGGCCAAGGCCGCCGTCGCCCTGCTCATCAATCAGATCCAGGGCGGCCCGCCCACACCCAAGGAACTGCTGCACGCTCCCGAACTCGTGGTCCGCGGTTCCACCGCCCCGGTGCCGGTTCGGATCGCGCAAGAACCGAACCACGGATAG
- a CDS encoding polyprenyl synthetase has product MPAQDASGVRADRGSDAVRILAGVVDLGLEQAEGLLRLTRGVLGRSDLREVVADGQEDLRARGELLLGRLAPATESHLEAVARRAAAARRPSSDA; this is encoded by the coding sequence ATGCCTGCACAGGACGCATCGGGAGTGCGCGCTGATCGGGGGTCCGATGCGGTCCGGATCCTGGCCGGTGTCGTCGACCTGGGACTCGAACAGGCAGAGGGGTTGCTGCGCTTGACGCGCGGCGTGCTGGGTCGCTCCGATCTGCGCGAGGTGGTCGCGGACGGGCAGGAGGACCTGCGGGCGCGCGGCGAGCTGCTGCTGGGCCGCCTGGCCCCCGCCACCGAGTCCCACCTGGAGGCCGTGGCGCGGCGCGCTGCGGCGGCCCGCAGGCCGTCCTCCGATGCCTGA
- a CDS encoding DUF5946 family protein produces MPASGCQPPQTRTQTWTHQHRCQPDDATRASGRGPPGGAALTYTCLQRRGNSHRVKGRPSRVVRDAALPLRDAPRSRFSVTIEDVAIDGTFPSSEFAERVKVWAAATVDAWSRGT; encoded by the coding sequence ATCCCAGCAAGCGGTTGCCAGCCTCCGCAGACGCGGACGCAGACGTGGACGCACCAGCATAGATGTCAGCCTGATGACGCAACCAGGGCAAGCGGAAGGGGGCCTCCTGGCGGCGCCGCGCTTACGTACACGTGCCTTCAGCGTCGTGGCAACTCCCATCGTGTAAAGGGCAGGCCGTCACGAGTCGTCCGCGATGCGGCGCTGCCGCTCCGGGACGCGCCGCGATCCCGTTTCTCCGTCACGATCGAAGACGTCGCCATCGACGGGACCTTCCCCTCCTCGGAGTTCGCGGAACGCGTCAAGGTTTGGGCCGCCGCGACGGTCGACGCGTGGAGCCGCGGCACGTGA
- a CDS encoding extracellular solute-binding protein produces MTGKSAGSRARITLAIAFSAGLALTAGACGSSGSSSAAGGDGGKVTISVGCEPPTSQAQPRANWLADVAAFEKLNPDITVNGDDTNPCDDPATFNAKLASGKTDDVFYTYFTDGANVVSSGQAADIQKYAGQIHGLSDIQSSLLDIYRKDGSGDLYGIPKGNYSLGLVYNKTLFQQAGLDPNSPPTSWDQVEADAIAIARLGNGTVGYADYSAANTGGWHFAAELYSRGGTVVTPDGKSAAFDDANGLAVLQFLHKLRFTDNAMGTKQGLQYNDLLQMMATGKLGMYVGDPVTLTTMHDQYGTAYDGLAVGPMPGRTATLVGGDGYMFNKKDTPAQIQAGIKFIDYEFLTSGIGQFDYARKAGEKEPVGLPEPDLWSGATAAADAATMAKYANLPTQNFASYVAALPSMKLLVEPPQAQAVYAQGDKAMNAALTDPNANLQHLLDTFKAQTDSILSNAQQ; encoded by the coding sequence ATGACCGGTAAGTCAGCGGGCAGCAGAGCCCGGATCACCCTCGCCATCGCCTTCTCGGCGGGCCTTGCCCTGACCGCCGGCGCGTGCGGCAGCTCGGGCAGCAGCTCCGCCGCGGGCGGAGACGGCGGCAAGGTCACGATCAGCGTCGGTTGCGAGCCGCCCACCTCGCAGGCCCAGCCACGGGCCAACTGGCTGGCCGACGTCGCCGCCTTCGAGAAGCTCAACCCGGACATCACCGTCAACGGCGACGACACCAACCCGTGCGACGACCCCGCGACCTTCAACGCCAAGCTGGCCAGCGGCAAGACTGACGACGTCTTCTACACGTACTTCACCGACGGTGCCAACGTGGTGAGTTCGGGCCAGGCTGCCGACATCCAGAAGTACGCCGGGCAGATCCACGGGCTGTCCGACATCCAGTCCTCGCTGCTGGACATCTACCGCAAGGATGGTTCCGGCGACCTGTACGGCATCCCCAAGGGCAACTACAGCCTCGGCCTGGTCTACAACAAGACGCTCTTCCAGCAGGCCGGGCTCGACCCCAACTCCCCGCCCACCAGCTGGGACCAGGTCGAGGCCGACGCCATCGCGATCGCCAGGCTGGGCAACGGCACCGTCGGCTACGCCGACTACAGCGCCGCCAACACGGGCGGCTGGCACTTCGCCGCCGAGCTCTACTCGCGCGGCGGCACCGTGGTCACGCCCGACGGCAAGTCCGCCGCCTTCGACGACGCCAATGGCCTGGCCGTGCTGCAGTTCCTGCACAAGCTGCGCTTCACCGACAACGCGATGGGCACCAAGCAGGGCCTGCAGTACAACGACCTGCTGCAGATGATGGCCACCGGCAAGCTCGGCATGTACGTCGGCGACCCGGTCACCCTGACCACCATGCACGACCAGTACGGCACCGCCTACGACGGACTGGCGGTGGGCCCGATGCCCGGCAGGACGGCGACCCTGGTCGGCGGCGACGGGTACATGTTCAACAAGAAGGACACCCCCGCCCAGATCCAGGCCGGCATCAAGTTCATCGACTACGAGTTCCTGACCTCGGGCATCGGCCAGTTCGACTACGCGCGCAAGGCCGGTGAGAAGGAGCCGGTCGGCCTGCCCGAGCCGGACCTGTGGAGCGGTGCCACGGCCGCCGCCGACGCGGCCACCATGGCCAAGTACGCCAACCTGCCCACCCAGAACTTCGCCTCCTATGTCGCCGCGCTGCCGTCGATGAAGCTGCTGGTCGAGCCGCCGCAGGCGCAGGCCGTCTACGCCCAGGGGGACAAGGCGATGAACGCCGCGCTGACCGACCCGAACGCCAACCTCCAACACCTGCTGGACACCTTCAAGGCGCAGACCGACTCGATCCTGAGCAACGCCCAGCAGTAG
- a CDS encoding CBM35 domain-containing protein — MSVSTFGRSRFTPVPVVLLTLLALLLAFATWSVTSASASSTVYEASSAALSGGAVVASDHTGYTGTGFVAGYTDGNKGTADTVFTVNAAGAGAYTSTLRYANGTTATMTLSLYVNGGKTTQLSLPATADWNTWTTLPATVQLSAGSNTIGYKFDTTDSGNVNLDNLTLAPIPPPPPGQYEASSAALSGGAVVANDHTGYTGAGFVAGYTDGNKGTADTVFTVNAANAGPTPVALRYANGTTATMTLSVYVNGNKIQQDQLPATADWNTWTTVTDNLPLNAGGNTIGYKFDTTDSGNVNLDSITVTSSGSSSGGGGSGGQQYQAATAFYTGGPSVATSIPGYTGTGYLTGFTTQGALVDLTVDVPSAGSYPVTLTYANTTGSPQTISLQLNGVRNGQLSLPAGSSWLTTAQNLTLRSGVNLIGYQTDPGDSGNLAINNVAVNGGTALAVQGATMPYTEYQAASAQTNGTVLPYSTTYPSLQAESTDRQAVQLTSTGQYVQFTLTKPANSIVLRYSIPDNSDGSTATAPLALYAGGTKIQDLSLTTQYSWLYGGGYYDTHTPSSGPAHHFFDETRALIGSWPAGTVLKLQKDAADTAASYTIDVVDTEQVDPAFTMPSGYVPVTNYGVTPNSGADQTAAINSALAAVSGTGQGLWFPAGTYLISGQLSLDNVAMRGAGEWYTTIQSTAPNGAGGLMATGGTNQVADLTIAGDQTFRNNDSGAAGIEGNFGSGSLIYDVWIEHTKVGIWTDSANGLYVDGTRIRDVFADGLHFNGGTFNSRADQSVVRNTGDDELALTTQNGNVTGCVLANNTVSSPIQANGIGVYGGANNTVENNLVSDTVAFGSGITLSTAFGAGFSGPTTVSGNALIRAGSYNTNWNSSLGALWIYANQDDITQPITVQNNTISKASYQGVLLSYAKQISNLTLDHLAISGAGTYGIDISDVTGSLTANYVTVTGAASGGLNNTGGYTVNRGPGDSGF; from the coding sequence ATGTCCGTCTCGACCTTCGGCAGATCACGTTTCACGCCGGTACCCGTCGTCCTGCTCACCCTCCTCGCCCTGCTGCTCGCGTTCGCCACCTGGTCGGTCACCTCGGCTTCGGCCTCCAGCACCGTCTATGAGGCTTCGAGCGCCGCGCTGTCCGGCGGCGCGGTGGTCGCGAGTGACCACACCGGCTACACCGGTACCGGCTTCGTCGCCGGGTACACCGACGGCAACAAGGGCACCGCCGACACCGTCTTCACCGTCAACGCCGCCGGCGCCGGGGCCTACACCTCCACGCTGCGCTACGCCAACGGCACCACCGCCACCATGACGCTCTCGCTCTACGTCAACGGCGGCAAGACCACCCAGCTCTCGCTGCCCGCCACGGCCGACTGGAACACCTGGACCACCCTGCCCGCCACGGTCCAGCTGAGCGCCGGCAGCAACACCATCGGCTACAAGTTCGACACCACCGACAGTGGCAACGTCAACCTCGACAACCTCACCCTGGCCCCGATCCCGCCGCCCCCACCCGGCCAGTACGAGGCTTCGAGCGCCGCGCTGTCCGGCGGCGCGGTGGTCGCGAACGACCACACCGGCTACACCGGTGCCGGGTTCGTCGCCGGGTACACCGACGGCAACAAGGGCACCGCCGACACCGTCTTCACCGTCAACGCCGCGAACGCCGGCCCGACCCCGGTGGCACTGCGCTACGCCAACGGCACCACCGCCACCATGACGCTCTCTGTCTACGTCAACGGCAACAAGATCCAGCAGGACCAACTCCCGGCCACCGCCGACTGGAACACCTGGACCACCGTCACCGACAACCTCCCCCTGAACGCGGGCGGCAACACGATCGGCTACAAGTTCGACACCACCGACAGTGGCAACGTCAACCTCGACAGCATCACCGTCACGTCCTCGGGCAGCTCCTCCGGGGGCGGCGGCTCCGGCGGGCAGCAGTACCAGGCGGCCACCGCCTTCTACACCGGCGGCCCGTCCGTGGCCACCTCGATCCCCGGCTACACCGGCACCGGCTACCTGACCGGCTTCACCACCCAGGGCGCACTCGTAGACCTCACCGTCGACGTGCCGTCAGCCGGCAGCTACCCCGTCACCCTGACCTACGCCAACACCACCGGCAGCCCGCAGACGATCTCGCTCCAGCTGAACGGGGTCAGGAACGGGCAACTCAGCCTGCCCGCCGGCAGCAGCTGGCTGACCACCGCGCAGAACCTCACGCTGCGCTCGGGCGTCAACCTGATCGGTTACCAGACCGACCCCGGTGACAGCGGCAACCTCGCCATCAACAACGTCGCAGTCAACGGCGGCACCGCGCTCGCCGTGCAGGGCGCGACCATGCCCTACACGGAGTACCAGGCCGCGTCCGCGCAGACCAACGGCACCGTGCTGCCGTACAGCACCACCTACCCGAGCCTGCAAGCCGAGTCGACGGACCGACAGGCCGTCCAACTCACCTCCACCGGCCAGTACGTGCAGTTCACCCTCACCAAGCCGGCCAACTCGATCGTGCTGCGCTACTCGATCCCCGACAACTCCGACGGCTCCACCGCCACCGCCCCGCTGGCGCTCTACGCGGGCGGCACCAAGATCCAGGACCTGAGCCTCACCACCCAGTACTCCTGGCTCTACGGCGGCGGCTACTACGACACCCACACGCCCAGCAGCGGCCCCGCCCACCACTTCTTCGACGAGACCCGCGCGCTGATCGGCAGCTGGCCCGCCGGCACCGTGCTGAAGCTGCAGAAGGACGCGGCCGACACCGCCGCCTCCTACACCATCGACGTGGTCGACACCGAGCAGGTCGACCCGGCCTTCACCATGCCCAGCGGCTACGTCCCCGTCACGAACTACGGTGTCACCCCGAACAGCGGCGCCGACCAGACCGCCGCCATCAACAGCGCGCTCGCCGCCGTCTCCGGCACCGGCCAGGGCCTCTGGTTCCCGGCCGGCACCTACCTGATCTCCGGTCAGCTCAGCCTGGACAACGTCGCGATGCGCGGCGCGGGGGAGTGGTACACCACGATCCAGTCCACCGCGCCCAACGGCGCGGGCGGCCTGATGGCCACCGGCGGCACCAACCAGGTTGCCGACCTGACCATCGCCGGCGACCAGACCTTCCGCAACAACGACTCCGGCGCGGCCGGCATCGAGGGCAACTTCGGCTCCGGATCCCTGATCTACGACGTGTGGATCGAGCACACCAAGGTCGGCATCTGGACCGACTCCGCCAACGGCCTCTACGTGGACGGGACCCGGATCCGCGACGTCTTCGCCGACGGCCTGCACTTCAACGGCGGCACCTTCAACTCCCGCGCCGACCAGTCGGTGGTGCGCAACACCGGCGACGACGAACTCGCCCTGACCACCCAGAACGGCAACGTCACCGGCTGCGTACTCGCCAACAACACGGTGAGCAGCCCTATCCAGGCCAACGGCATCGGCGTCTACGGCGGCGCGAACAACACCGTCGAGAACAACCTCGTCTCCGACACCGTCGCCTTCGGCTCCGGCATCACCCTGAGCACCGCGTTCGGCGCGGGCTTCTCCGGGCCCACCACCGTCAGCGGCAACGCCCTGATCCGGGCCGGCTCGTACAACACCAACTGGAACTCCTCGCTCGGCGCCCTGTGGATCTACGCCAACCAGGACGACATCACCCAGCCGATCACCGTGCAGAACAACACCATCAGCAAAGCCAGTTACCAGGGTGTGCTGCTCAGCTACGCCAAGCAGATCAGCAACCTGACCCTCGACCACCTGGCCATCAGCGGCGCCGGCACGTACGGCATCGACATCTCCGACGTGACCGGCAGCCTGACCGCGAACTACGTCACCGTCACCGGCGCAGCCTCCGGCGGCCTCAACAACACCGGCGGCTACACCGTCAACCGCGGCCCGGGCGACAGCGGCTTCTAG
- a CDS encoding SAM-dependent methyltransferase — translation MPDSEPLGGDLIAPHSTPPAIDPTVATSARIYSYLLGGEDHFPADRAAAEKALESMPALRDFARVNRAFLTRAVRHLAEIGLDQFLDVGTGLPAPGGTAETALSVRPDARIVGVDNDPIVLAHARAHGEEPAPSGATIVAGDVRRPAEILENPEVRGRLDFDRPVAVLLVAVMHFVIDEDDPYGAVRTLMDAVAPGSVLVLSQVTADLDPEGMRATAKAYARSSVKTAARSGKEIAAFFDGLELVDPGLVVLSQWRPDEQVLAGDDRIGMYGGVALKP, via the coding sequence ATGCCGGATTCGGAGCCGTTGGGCGGCGACCTGATCGCCCCGCACTCGACGCCGCCGGCGATCGACCCGACCGTGGCCACGTCGGCGCGCATCTACTCGTATCTGCTCGGCGGCGAGGATCACTTCCCGGCCGATCGCGCGGCCGCGGAGAAGGCCCTGGAGTCGATGCCGGCGTTGCGGGACTTCGCCCGCGTCAACCGCGCTTTCCTGACCCGCGCCGTACGGCACCTGGCGGAGATCGGCCTGGATCAGTTCCTGGATGTCGGCACCGGCCTGCCCGCCCCCGGCGGCACGGCCGAGACCGCGCTGTCGGTGCGGCCCGACGCGCGGATCGTCGGCGTCGACAACGATCCGATAGTCCTGGCGCACGCCCGCGCTCACGGCGAGGAGCCCGCGCCGTCAGGCGCGACGATTGTCGCCGGGGACGTCCGCCGGCCGGCGGAGATCCTGGAGAATCCCGAGGTACGCGGCCGCCTGGACTTCGACCGGCCCGTCGCGGTGCTGCTGGTCGCGGTCATGCACTTCGTCATCGACGAGGACGACCCCTACGGCGCGGTGCGCACCCTGATGGACGCCGTCGCCCCGGGCAGTGTGCTGGTGCTGTCGCAGGTGACCGCCGACCTGGACCCGGAAGGGATGCGCGCGACGGCGAAGGCCTACGCCCGATCGTCGGTGAAGACCGCCGCGCGAAGCGGCAAGGAGATCGCCGCGTTCTTCGACGGCCTGGAGCTGGTCGACCCCGGCCTGGTGGTGCTGTCGCAGTGGCGGCCGGACGAGCAGGTCCTCGCCGGGGACGACCGGATCGGGATGTACGGCGGAGTGGCGCTCAAGCCCTGA